The following are encoded in a window of Mycobacterium vicinigordonae genomic DNA:
- a CDS encoding HEPN domain-containing protein, whose amino-acid sequence MDELIANSLAGSVGYVWPFFEKSGFDNQVYAGHLAQSDDRFKVSVLAPSPIGVGLGPLEGQKRIPSSLLAVSEVHGTLAFDITRIGGTTNIGGVKASSRDYYCRAIAVGFPADELKSSRMYEMAAYFPGLEHWSRIRGSKSEVKHDEYHRPTVINTTIRSAPEQVTRFSKYQTLVVSTHFEVTGPRDDRRAYTPLSISSITESAVDWRFHMNVLLSIQNLISLCWDGFVRADGGYVRLDLSEPEETSNAKLWSQRLMEIPAAVQPAPPSTTFPLVRYETLGGVDGLRRWVRLAEAHPRAVGPITSRNRVARSPVVESVLHDICVAIEYWVNYHKSIKRSWAKPRSQRDSQAERLARWVGNEFGEFVGDPQKWARSLWQHYGDLKHQPTLSYDPYELYLLADSARILLTCALLNRVAGTKRPTRALCRATQNHDTGYDVRDLLDTQPNPALEI is encoded by the coding sequence TTGGACGAACTCATAGCTAATTCGCTCGCGGGGTCGGTGGGTTATGTGTGGCCGTTTTTTGAGAAGTCGGGGTTCGACAACCAGGTTTACGCCGGACACCTGGCACAGTCGGACGACCGCTTCAAAGTTTCGGTCTTGGCGCCTTCGCCGATTGGTGTCGGTCTTGGGCCGCTAGAAGGTCAGAAGCGTATTCCCAGCTCCCTGCTAGCTGTATCAGAGGTTCACGGAACACTCGCGTTTGACATCACTCGTATTGGCGGCACCACAAATATTGGCGGGGTCAAGGCGTCAAGCCGCGACTACTATTGCCGCGCAATCGCCGTTGGCTTTCCTGCGGACGAACTCAAATCATCGCGCATGTACGAGATGGCCGCCTACTTCCCCGGCCTTGAGCACTGGTCGAGGATCAGGGGTTCCAAGTCGGAGGTAAAACACGATGAGTACCATCGCCCGACAGTCATAAATACGACGATCAGGTCCGCGCCGGAACAGGTCACCCGATTCTCCAAGTATCAAACATTGGTGGTTTCAACGCATTTCGAGGTGACGGGACCCAGAGACGATCGCCGCGCCTATACGCCGCTGTCGATCTCGTCAATAACCGAGTCAGCTGTCGACTGGCGATTTCACATGAACGTGCTGCTGTCCATTCAGAATCTCATTAGTCTGTGTTGGGATGGCTTTGTTCGCGCCGACGGAGGGTACGTCCGGCTCGATCTCTCCGAACCTGAGGAGACATCGAACGCAAAACTATGGTCCCAGCGCCTCATGGAAATCCCCGCAGCCGTACAACCTGCTCCTCCCAGCACCACGTTTCCACTCGTGCGTTACGAGACACTCGGCGGAGTCGATGGCCTCAGACGATGGGTCAGGCTTGCCGAAGCACACCCCCGCGCGGTCGGCCCCATCACGTCGCGGAACCGTGTTGCCCGATCCCCAGTGGTTGAGAGCGTGCTGCACGACATTTGCGTCGCGATCGAGTACTGGGTCAACTATCACAAGAGCATCAAGCGCTCGTGGGCGAAGCCGCGAAGTCAGCGTGATAGCCAGGCGGAACGATTAGCCCGCTGGGTCGGTAATGAGTTTGGCGAGTTCGTCGGAGATCCACAGAAGTGGGCACGAAGCTTGTGGCAACATTACGGAGATCTGAAGCACCAACCGACTCTTAGTTACGACCCATACGAGTTGTACTTACTGGCAGATAGCGCACGGATTTTGCTGACTTGCGCGCTGCTGAATCGGGTGGCGGGAACGAAAAGGCCGACGCGAGCTTTATGTCGCGCGACCCAAAACCACGACACCGGCTATGACGTTCGCGATCTACTGGACACCCAACCGAACCCTGCGCTGGAAATCTAA
- a CDS encoding recombinase family protein — protein sequence MGKGQIVGYVRVSTADQNTDRQLDGIDLDEVFTDHASGKDTKRPQLQAMLKHVRKGDELVVHSMDRLARSLVDLRRTVDELTAKGVRVRFVKEGLVFGDTSDPCATLMLSVMGAVAEFERALLLERQREGIAIAKTKGAYKGRKPSLTEDQVEAVAARLAKGESASVLAREYGVSRATVYNARLRATKEALA from the coding sequence ATGGGCAAAGGTCAGATCGTCGGCTACGTGCGGGTGAGCACCGCCGACCAGAACACCGACCGCCAGCTCGACGGCATAGACCTCGACGAGGTGTTCACTGACCACGCCAGCGGCAAGGACACTAAGCGACCTCAGCTGCAGGCGATGCTCAAACACGTCCGTAAGGGCGATGAGCTGGTGGTGCACAGCATGGACCGACTCGCCCGGTCGCTGGTGGACCTACGCCGCACCGTCGATGAGCTGACAGCCAAGGGTGTGCGCGTCCGATTCGTCAAGGAGGGTCTGGTATTTGGTGACACCAGTGACCCGTGCGCGACTCTGATGCTGTCGGTGATGGGCGCGGTCGCCGAGTTCGAGCGCGCCCTTTTGCTCGAACGTCAACGCGAGGGCATCGCCATCGCCAAGACTAAAGGTGCCTACAAGGGTCGCAAGCCGTCGCTGACCGAGGACCAAGTCGAGGCGGTAGCAGCCCGTCTGGCCAAGGGAGAATCGGCGTCCGTGTTGGCTCGCGAGTACGGCGTCAGTCGGGCCACTGTCTACAACGCCCGGCTGCGGGCGACCAAGGAGGCGTTGGCGTGA